AAGGGGTTCATTCGCGAATATGTGGATGGCACGCAACCCGACTCGCCCGGCAAAGTGAAGGCGGCTGTGGCAAAATATCTGGCGGAAAAATAGAATGAGAGTGGAAGACCTGCCGCTGCTCAATGCCACATTGAACGGCCTGACCACGATTTTTCTGCTGGCGGGCTGGATTGCGATCAAGTCAGGGCGCGTGGATGTCCATCGCAAACTGATGGCGACTGCGTTTTGCGCCTCGACGCTTTTTTTGATTTCCTACCTGGTCCACAAGGCGCTGCACGGGCATACCCCCTTTCAGGGTCATGGCTGGATTCGCCCGGTTTATTTTGGCCTGTTGCTCTCGCATACGATTCTGGCGGTGCTGAATCTTCCGCTGGTTTTGCGCGTGTTGTATCTGGCGGTTTCGGGCCGTTTTGCGGAGCATCGCCGCCTGGCGCGCTGGGTTTTCCCGCTTTGGCTGTATGTTTCCGTCACCGGGGTGTTTGTGTATCTGATGCTCTATCAGTGGTTCAGACCCTGAAGCACTAACACAGGTTTAACCGCAGAGGTGAGACCGAACTTAAAACCGGGATTGAACCACGGATAAACACGGATGGACGCAGATTTGTTTTGGTGCTCAAAAGGAGCGCGGGTCACGGAGTCGCCTGGGAGACCGTCCCGCCTCGTTGCAAGTCGAATATGGAGTGCGGCGGCATGACGCCGCTTTCCATTACGGGCGACATGTCGCCCGTTTCAAAAGCGCAGACATGTCTGCGCACTCCAGGGTCCGCAATGGCGGACGAGCCATCTCTTCACTGCGCCCAATTGTGGCTTGTCTGCGGTCTAAATTTCTGCATGCTGGTGTCATCGGTATGGCGCTTCTGAAAGAAAACGGCTTCAATTCCCGGGATAGGTTGAATTGCACCTATCTGGATAGGCTTGAATCCAATCTAATACACTGTTAGGCAGAATAAATGAGCATTTGGTCTCTCATCACTGTTGCAGCCATTCTAGCACTCATGCCAACGCTATGGGTCGAGAGAAAAGACAGATGGCGTCCGCCTTGTGTGTTTGCGCTTATTATGTGGTTCGCTTTGGGCAACGTGTTTCCGTATGCCATTGGAGAGGCTAAAAACTACCAGCAGAATTATCTCATTGGCATATTTGCCATTCCCGCTGTGATCCTGCTTTCCGACTACATAAGTTGGAGATTTACCCAGCCGTTTTACTCGCGACTGTGGATAAAACTGAAAGGCCGAACAAGGTGATGGACCGCAACTACTCTAATCGCTGCGCGATTCCTTCTGTCATACGACATGCGGCGCCAGCCAGAAGCAAGGGGGTAGCGGGTCATTACGAACGTTAGGCACAAGAATGAAGATCTGTTATAACCTCACACGTTTGGATTTATTACACGCACGAGTTGTCCGATTGCTGGCAAACCGCCCACAGATTGTTCTGCTCCTCGCTATATCAGGGTTCTTCCTCATCACAGCATTCACCCAGGAAGCCAATGCTTCCAAGGATGTGACCTACAAGATCATATATGCTGGTATTGAGATTGTTTTCGTTGTCGGAGCTGGACTGGTGGGAGGCGTTCTCATGATTGTCGCGCAGTGTCTAACGACGAAAGGAAAGGGAGTCTTGGGCAAACACACGTTGGAAGTGACTGATGAAGGTTTGGTTGAAACAACAGAATACAACACATCGATTCACCGCTGGCCGGCATTTCACAAAGTGACTAAATCGCGAGGGTTTCTTTGGATCTTTGTTACGGACTCACTCATCCACATTGTACCACTAAAGCGCCCGCTACTGGAGGGGAACCTAGCGGACTTTGTCGAACAGATTAAACGGAGGACGGAAAGTGCCTAATCAGGCCATCCACGCAACAGCCTACACGCCGGGCGTTGCGCCTGTCATGATAGCTGGCTGCTGTCGGACTTGGATAACATGGCAATGAAATTCCTGATTCTGTTTGCCACGCTGGTCTCGGCGCATGAAATGTTCGGCGCTGAGCCGGCATTTGATGTCAGGCTTGATTCGTTGAGCAATCATAACAGCTCCGCATCTCCGAATTACGATCAAAGCCATTTTCCCGCGAATTTTGGAACCAAGTCGCTTGTTTCCAAAACGCAGAGAATCGAGATTGACCCCGCCAAAACGGATATGTCCATGAATCCCGTAACGCCGGGCCATGTGTCACGGATGGATGTCCACACGCTGATTCCATCCAGGCCGGATCTCCGATGGTTCGCCCATCTCATGACCTGGTGGGGGAACGGCTTCCCGTTTAACATAGGAGTGGATTGCGACACGGCCGATTACGCCAAGGCGCTGGTGACGGACTTGATGAATCGCGGCTTCAACGGCGTAATCATCGACGGGGCCGACGCGAACCCGAAAAGTCGCCCTAACAGGGTTGCGCGCAGGATACAAACGTATCTGAAGACCCTTCCGCCCCACAGTTTTACGTTCATCGTGATGGTGGATAATGTGCGTTCCTGGGCCAAAAATAAAACGTCTCCCCAACAAGACCTTCAGGAGGTGGTGGAGTACTGCAAGACGAATTACTTTTCGGATCCCAACTACGAACGCGAGGAAGGGAAGCCGATTCTGATGTTCTTCCATGTCCGCAAGAATTTCGGGAGCGCCCTCGGGGAGGCGCAGGGGGCGG
This genomic window from Candidatus Methylacidiphilales bacterium contains:
- a CDS encoding DUF420 domain-containing protein, coding for MRVEDLPLLNATLNGLTTIFLLAGWIAIKSGRVDVHRKLMATAFCASTLFLISYLVHKALHGHTPFQGHGWIRPVYFGLLLSHTILAVLNLPLVLRVLYLAVSGRFAEHRRLARWVFPLWLYVSVTGVFVYLMLYQWFRP
- a CDS encoding YcxB family protein; its protein translation is MKICYNLTRLDLLHARVVRLLANRPQIVLLLAISGFFLITAFTQEANASKDVTYKIIYAGIEIVFVVGAGLVGGVLMIVAQCLTTKGKGVLGKHTLEVTDEGLVETTEYNTSIHRWPAFHKVTKSRGFLWIFVTDSLIHIVPLKRPLLEGNLADFVEQIKRRTESA